Below is a genomic region from Macaca thibetana thibetana isolate TM-01 chromosome 1, ASM2454274v1, whole genome shotgun sequence.
AGCAAGTTAAGTGAAGAACCAAGAAAGTTGTGTCTCAGAGGCCAAGGGAAGAATAGATTTCATAGTGGGTATAAGCTACTATAACAACTGTGTCAGATGTTGCCAAGAGGATGAAGATTCTATGAAGCAATTCACTCTCTTCTACTTACATATAGAAGAGGAAAACTTTTCCTGATAAAAAGGAAActttagctgggtgcggtggctccacgcctgtcatctcagcactttgagaggctgagaagggcggatcatgaggtcaagagatcaagaccatcctggccaatgtggtgaaaccctgtctctactaaaaatccaaaaattagctgggcatggtggcgcacacctgtagtccagctactcaggaggctgaggcaggagaatcgcttgaacccaggaggcgggggttgcagtgagctgagatcgcagcactgcactccagcctggagacacagctagactccgtctcagaaaaaggGGGTGAaactttatatttctataaatggaaAAGTTTGATTTGTTGGAAATAGAAGGCAATTGTTAAACTATATGACAACAAAATAGtgttattggctgggcatggtggcttgtgcctgtaatcccaacactttgggagaccaaggccaggagttcaagaccaacctgggcaacatagtaagaccccatctctaccaaaataaataaatacataattaaaacagtattattACATTCTAGATAGACCCTGTTGCTGATTAAAGGCTCTAAGCCCAAGGCCTGCTGGAGATTAGCATTAGAGGAGGCCTAAAGACATTGTAGtgttaaataagaaaattccaaaaaattgaaaagggaaATAACTTTCTCACAACGTTATACAATACCTTGGTAGTGCAACTTCTCTAAAATCTCATGTTTGGCCCTTTGTTTTATGAAATGCTTCACTAAACTGTTTTGGTTTTTCATTAAGTTTTTTCAATTGTATGCTAACTCCATGACCTAAAATGAAAGATAGGACTCAGTGGTGCTTGTTCCGTTTTCAGGAAGTGTTTTAGATCACAGTTTGGAAAGCCTCATCCACCGCCTTCGTGGTTTGTGTGACAACATGGAACCTGAGACTTTCCTTGACCATGAGATGGTATTCCTTCTTAAGGGCCAGCAAGCCAGCCCATTTGTTCTCAGGGCCCGACGCTCTATGGACAGGGCAGGAGCACCCTGGCATCTGCGCTACCTGGGACAGCCAGAAATGGGAGACAAGAATCGCCACGCCCTGGTGCGAAACTGCGTGGACATTGCCACATCTGAGAACCTCACCGACTTCTTGATGGAAATGGGCTTCCGCATGGACCATGAGTTTGTTGCTAAGGGACATTTGTTCCGTAAGGGCATCATGAAGATTATGGTGTACAAGATTTTCCGCATCCTGGTGCCAGGGAACACAGACAGCACTGAGGCCTTGTCACTCTCCTATCTCGTGGAATTAAGTGTGGTAGCACCCGCTGGGCAGGATGTGGTCTCTGATGACATGAAGAACTTTGCAGAGCAGCTAAAACCTCTGGTTCACCTAGAGAAAATAGACCCCAAGAGGCTCATGTGACTAAGAGGATCTGTCCACATTTGGGGCCTGTCCTTACTTGCTtgaaaaaatgtttgctttttttttggtttttgttttattttgtttttgagacagagtctcgctctgtttcccaggctggagtgcagtgacacgatcttgactcactgcaacctctgcctcccgggtttaagcagttctgcctcagcctcctgagtagctgggattacaggcacccaccaccatgctcagctaatttttgtatttttagtagagatggggattcaccatgtgggtcaggctattctcaaactcctgaccttgtgatccacccaccttggcctcccaaagtgctgggattacaggcatgagccaccatgcccggccaaaaaaatatgttttaaatgccCCATTTCACCATTGCCAGGCAGGCATTCTTCCTTCAGGGAGAGGATGGTGAGAATTAATTGGTTCTTTGCACTGTTCTTATGTGGTGATTTCACTTTCATGACAGCCTTTCTACATTAAAGGCTCAGGATGTCACGGAGAATCTATCTAATCCCACTGTATTATTAAAAGGGGAAAccaggccaagcgcggtggctcacacctctaatcccagcgctttgggaggccggggtgggtggatcacccgaggtcgggagtttgagaccaacctggccaacatggtgaaaccccatctctacgaaaaatacaaaatttagccgggcatggtggcgggcgcctgtaatcccagctacttaggaggctgaggctggagaattgcttgaatccaggaggtgaaggttgcagtgaccagagatgacactattgtactccagcctgggtgagaagagcaaaactctgtctcaaaaataaaaataaaaataaagaggggaAACCGGAATAAATTAGCTTTTGGAAAGGAAAATTTCTtgtttggccatttgtgtataaGGTTTGTAACATTAGAGGCTGTGAGCTTGTGTTATATGGTAATAAAGCCAATGAAGAGAAATGTCTGTGTAATTCtgattctttattcctttacccTGTAAATTTGGGGTGGATTCATTACCAGTTGAAGCAAAAAAATGACAGTTCCTAGTTTTAATTATGGTAGAGATGAGGATGAGAGTTTTCACCTGTCATAAAAGTAGCACATTTATTGTTGAAAACTTATAAAATACGGTACAGATAAAAAATAACACCTATTATCCAAAGAGAGTACTAGTTCTATTTTGGTATTTATCCTTCTAgtctttactttttataaatttatgtatatgaaatgtgtttattttatagagaagaTTCCATATATACTGCTTTATAACCCTTTTTTCCTATTCATCTATCATTAACATCTTTCCAAGATACTTGTCTACAATCtccttttgttaaatttttttttgtttttttgagacaagagttttgctcttgttgcccaggctcaagtgtagtactgccatgatctcagctcactgcaacctccacctcccacgttcaagtgattctactgcctcagcttcccaagtagctgggattacaggcatgcaccaccacgcctggctaatttttttttttctttttttttttgagacagactcttgcactgtcacccaggatggagtgcagtggcacaatctcgactcactgcaagctccacctcccgggttcatgccattctcctgcctcagcctcctgagtagctaggaccacaggtgcctgccaccacacccagctaattttttgtatttttagtagagacggggtttcactgtgttaaccaggatggtctcgatctcctgacctcatgatccgcctgcgtcggcctcccaaagtgctgtgattataggcatgagccaccgtgcctggcctaattttctttttttttttttttttttttttttttttttgagacggagtctcgctctgtcacccaggctggagtgcagtggccggatctcagctcactgcaagctccgcctcccgggttcacgccattctcctgcctcagcctcccgagtagctgggactacaggcgcctgccacctcgcccggctaagtttttgtatttttagtagagacggggtttcactgtgttacccaggatggtctcgatctcctgacctcgtgatccgcccgtcttggcctcccaaagtgctgggattacaggcttgagccaccgcgcccggccctaattttctatttttaagagatggagtttcaccatgttggtcaggctggtctcaaactccctgcctcggcctcccaaagtgctgggattacaggcatgagccaccgcacccagccaaaaaatttttttttaaagctagttTATTGAGTTCGTGTTATGTGTCAGTGCTATCCTAAGTGCTTCAGGTATGTTAAACCCATTTTGTAAACAGGAACTGGTGCATATGGATTAATTAACTTTCCCTGAGCTATACAGCTACTGATTGGCAGAGCTGGTATTTAAATATTGACAAATACAattgttatttctatttcatcATATGAATTTGCTATAAATTATCTAATTGAATACTTCATGATTTTCAGTTTGATCccaatttttttggttttataagcCGTGGAACAAtagagcttttatttatttttttttgagacagagtcttgctctgtcacccaggccggagtgcaatggcatgatcttggctcactgcaacctcagcctcccaggttcaagtgattctcctgccttggcttttcgagtagctgggattacaggttcatgtcaccatgccaggctaattttcgtatttttagtagagacagggtttcaccatgttggccaggctggtcttgaactcctgacctcaggtgatccacttgcctcagccttccaaagcgctgggattataggcgtgagccaccaggcccagccccccacaacctttttttttttttttttttttttttttttttttgagacggagtctcgctttgtcgcccaggctggagtgcagtggccggatctcagctcactgcaagctccgcctcccgggtttatgccattctcctgcctcagcctcccgagtagctgggactacaggcgcccaccacctcgcccggctagtttttttttttgtatttttagtagagacggggtttcaccatattagccaggatggtctcgatctcctgacctcgtgatccgcccgtctcggcctcccaaagtgctgggattacaggcttgagccaccgcgcccggcctttttttattttttgagacacagttttactctgctgcccaggctggagtgcagtggcacagtcttggctcactgcaacctttgactcctggattcaagtaatcctCGTGCCTCAActtcgcgagtagctgggattacaggcgtgcgccaccacacctggctaagttttgtatttttagtagagacggagtttcaccatatagaccaggctagtttcaaactcctaacctcaagcgatccgcctgagtcagcctcccaaagtgctgggattagaaatGTGAGCCGCAGCGCCTGGCAAGTGtaaacattaacattttctttgtgataagtactttttttttttttttttttgagacggagtctcactctgtcgcccaggctggagtgcagtggccggatctcagctcactgcaagctccgcctcccgggttcacgccattctcctgcctcagcctcccgagtagctgggactacaggcgcccgccacctcgcccagctagttttttgtactttttagtagagacggggtttcaccgtgttagccaggatggtctcgatctcccgacctcgtgatccgcccgtctcggcctcccaaagtgctgggattacaggcttgagccaccgcgcccggccaagtacttttttttttttttttttttttttttgaggtagagtcttgctctgttgcccaggctggagtgcagtggctccatctcggctcgctAAAacctcctccaccttctgggttcaggtgatttccagctaatttttgtatctttattagagagagggtttcaccatgttgaccaggttggtctcgaactcctgaactcaagtgatctgcctgcctcccaaaatgcagggattacagacatgagccactgtgcctggcccaatatGTACTTGTTACTCTGTGTAAATCTAACTCATAATTTCCAACTTGCATATGCTTTCATACTAATACAAGTATTAGTGTTTAAATAGTGCTTGCTCCATGACaggtactttatttttattatttattcattcattcattttttgagacagagtctctgtctcaaaacagagactctgtcgcccaggctggagtgcagtggtgccatcttggctcactgcaacctcctcctcctgggttcaagcaatgctcctacctcagcctcctggctagctgggattacaggcgtttgccaccacatctggctaattttgattatttttttttttgagacggagtcttgctctgttgcccagcctggagtgcagtggcgtgatcttggctcactgcaagctccacctcctggattcacgccattctcctgcctcagcctcccgagtagctgggattacaggcgcgtgccaccacacccggctaatgtttttgtatttttagtagagatgaggtttcatcatcttggccaggctagacttgaactcctgacctcatgatccacccgcctcgttctcccaaagtgctgggattacaggcgtgagccactgtgcctggcctttttttttttttttttagagggagttttgctcttgttgccaggctggagtgcaatggtgcaatcgcagctcactgcaacttctgcctcccaggttcaagcgattctcctgcctcagcctcccgagtagctgggattacaggcacccaccaccacacccgaccaatttttgtacttttagtagagacaggatttcaccatgttggtcaggctggtcttgaactcctgatctcaggcaatccacccacctcggcctcccaaagtgctggaattacagatttgagccatcatgcccagtcatGACAGGTACTTTAAATGTTTCAACTCATGTACTTCTCATAACAACTGTATGAGGGTTGTGATTtgttattacttccattttataaatgaggttaTACAGAGaggtttctcaattttttttttttttttttgagatagtcttctcactctgttgcctaggctggagtgcagtggcacaatcacagctcactgcaaccttgacctcccgggctcaggtggtcttcccacctcagcctcctcggtagctgggactacaggcatgcaggcaccaccacgcctggctaattattgtatttttttgtagagatagggtttcaccatgttgcccaggatagtctaaAATTCGtgggctcaaacaatccgcctgccttggcctcccaaaatggtgggattacaggcatgagcctctgcaaccagcctcaaatttgttttttctgttgtcCAAAGTCAgaactagtaagtggtagagcctgAATTTCAAATCAGGCAGATCATCTCCACAATCTAGGCCCATAATCACTGTGTATCCACCATGTTTTACTCATTTAGTCCCTTTGTTTGATAGAAACCTAGATTGCTGCTGGGTGggtagttcatgcctataatcccagcactttgggaagctgaggtgaaaggattgcctgaggccaggaatttgagaccagcctggacaacatagtgagaccccatctctaaaacaaaaaaaaatttttttttttttttttttttttttttttttttttttttttttttttttgagacggagtctcgctctgtcgcccaggctggagtgcagtggccagatctcagctcactgcaagctccgcctcccgggttcccgccattctcctgcctcagcctcccaagtagctgggaccacaggcgccgccacctcgcccggctaatttttttgtgtttttagtagagacggggtttcgccgtgttagccaggatggtctcgatctcctgaccttgtgatccgcccgtctcggcctcccaaagtgctgggattacaggcttgagccaccgcgcccggcccaaaaaaaaattttttaaagcttggcatggtggcacaggcctgtagtcctagccacttgggaggctgaggcaggaagatcatttgagcccaggaggttgaggctgcagagctATTAcggtgtcattgcactccagcctcagggacagcaagaccctgcatctattaaaaacaacaataaaaaacaaatctggctgggcatagtggctcatgtctgtagtctcagcactttgggaggctgaggtgggcggattacctgtcaggagttcgagaccaacctggccaacatggtgaaaccccatctctactaaaaatataaaaattagccgggcgtggtagcacacgcctgtaatcccagctccttgggagactgaggcaggagaattgcttaagcctgggagacagaggttgcagtgagctgagattgtgccactgcactccagcctggccgacagagtgagactctgtcccccaccaaaacaaaaacaaaaacaaaaaaaaacaacacctgAGATTGCCTACAACTCTTCactgccataaaaaatgataaaataagcaaattcataGATTGTTATAAAAATTCCCCTGggtgactgggcacggtggctcacgcttgtaatcccagcactttgggagaccgaggtggacagattacctgaggttgggagttcaagaccagcctgaccaacatagagaaaccccgtttctactaaaaatataaaaatacaaaattagccaggtgtggtggcgcatgcctataatcccagctactcaggaggctgaagcaggagaatcgcttgaacccaggaggcagaggctgcggtgagccgagatcccgccattgcactccagcctgggcaacaagagtgaaactctgtctcaaaaaaaaaaaaaaaaaagaaagaaaaagccccTGGGCTATATAGCTATGGGCATGCTCACATTTGCCAACTATTGCAGGTTACTTTTCAGAATGGCTGTAACATTTACTATTGTATTGTATTTACTATTAGTATTGTAACAATTACTATTGCTAGTGAACAAGAACTCACAGCCTCATCCTCACCAGTTGGTGTGATGTGGCATGAgtcatctttctaatttttgccaGTTTGATGGATGTAAAATGGCAGCTCTTGGTTGCTTTGATTTGTTTGTCTCTgattataattatatttgaaccttttcatttctttctttgtatgtAACAGTATATAAACTTTTTTAGTATGTGAAACTAAGGTATCTGtattctttacccatttttaaattttttattttctttttttttttttttttttgagacggagtctcgctgtgtcacccaggctggagtgcagtggccggatctcggctcactgcaagctccgcctcccgggtttacgccattctcctgcctcagcctccgagtagctgggactacaggcgcccgccaccacgcccggctagttttttgtatttttagtagagacggggtttcaccatgttagccaggatggtctcgatctcctgacttcgtgatccacccgcctcggcctcccaaagtactgggattacaggcttgagccaccgcgcccggccaattttttattttcaatggtaTTGATCTGCAGAaactttgtatattctagatattaatcctttgcttaaaacattgtaaatatcttctctcaGTCTGTCACCTTTCTGTTAACTTTATCTGTGATGTCATTATTTAAGCAGATGTCCTAAATTTTGACGGTATTATGGTTTGGaatcttgtttctttgtttttctttttgagacagagtcttactccttcccccaggctggagtaaagtggtaggatctcaggtcactgcaacctctgccttgtgggttcaagcgattctcatgccttagcctcctgagtagctgagactatacgtgtgcgccaccacgcctggctaaatttttttacttttagtagagacgggattttactatgttggtcaggctggtcttgaactcctgagctcaggcaatcctcccgcctcattctcccaaaatgctaggattataggcatgagccatggtgcccggcctaGAATTTTGTTTAGGAAGTCTTTATTTACCCCTAGGGAACACAGATTTTCCTTCTtagctttatagttttaactttcatatttaggtctttaatccatctggagtcCATCTTCTAGGTGGTTTCAAGTAAAAATCCAGCTTTCTTCTCCCTGCAGTGAATTAGTTTTTCTACCACCATCTGAAAAACAATTTTCAGTGCTTTCTGATGCTACCGTTGTTACATATTAGGTTTCCttgtatatactttatttttaagctctccgttctactttttatttctttgtttcagtGCCAGCAACacaatgtttttattgttatGGCTTTATAGTAGAGCCATTTCTACCAATAGGGCAGGTACCCTTACCTTTTTGTCCTCTAAAATAGACTTACAGTGtagtaatatttcaaaaaataataataaagaaaagaaaatagatttagcatccaggcatgatgactcatgcttataatcccagtactttgggaggccagggcaagaggatcacttgaggccaggaattcaagaccagcctggccaacatagtgagaacttatctctgcaaaaaaaatttttttgaattagccaggtgtgatggcatgcacctgtggttccagctatgtgggaggctgaggtaggaggatctcttgcgCTTGGgcagttgaggttgcagtgaggtgtgatgacaccactacattccagcctgggtgacacactgagaccccgtctcaacaacaacacaaatgtaGACTGGATTTTCATAGGCCTTTATTCTTTCATATTCATTTTAGAGTAAGTTGTAGATTCTCAACATTACTACTGGAATTTTTATTGGAACTTCATTGAATATGAATAGATTAATTTGAAAGAGAACCAGCATCTTTTCATGGAACACCCCCTGCCCAGA
It encodes:
- the MED18 gene encoding mediator of RNA polymerase II transcription subunit 18, with the protein product MEAPPVTMMPVTGGTINMMEYLLQGSVLDHSLESLIHRLRGLCDNMEPETFLDHEMVFLLKGQQASPFVLRARRSMDRAGAPWHLRYLGQPEMGDKNRHALVRNCVDIATSENLTDFLMEMGFRMDHEFVAKGHLFRKGIMKIMVYKIFRILVPGNTDSTEALSLSYLVELSVVAPAGQDVVSDDMKNFAEQLKPLVHLEKIDPKRLM